CCTTTCTTTCATATCACTTCCTCCACAACAAACGCACTGTAAAAGAAGGCTTTGTCTTGAGCATACAGAGCTTGAGCCAGATCGGTGAGGGGTTGGAGTTGATCTGCCATACTGTCGGGGCGCGATCGCGGTGCGAGCATGTTCCAGTAGGCAAGGCGAGCCTGGGGACGACTGGCGTTGATGAGACGTTGCAGGAGTTGGTGGTAGTTGGCAGGCGAAAGGTATTCAAAGATGTCGCTGAGGTTGTAGCGATCGATCGCGTTCTCGCCAATGTCGCTTAAAAAATCCTCTACAGAACTGCATCGCCACTCTAAACGATCGAGGTTGGCGCGAATGGCGTCAAAGTTTTCAGGGTGCAGCGCATAGGGCAGTGCGGTGGTGTGTCGTCCGGTGAGAATCCATTGCAGATAGGGGTTCTCAGCAGGGTTCAGTTCCGTCAGGGCATAGCGGGTTCGCTGCAAAATGCGATCGGCGACGTTGCCTTCAACGTATTTGAAGAAACTGGGGTCACGTCCGGCACGACCCATGACAAAGCGAGAAAAAAAGATGCGAAAGAGCGATCGCCACTGCCAGGTATCCCACTCGCGTTGGTAGAATTCTCGTCGTCGAGTTAAGCTACCCCCACTGAGTAACTGCTCCACTCGCTGCCGATTGTGTACCAGCGGCAATACCCACCGACGAAACAGTTGAAAGTACCGTTCAAACTTGCCTGCATGACCAATACCGCGATCGATTTCAGCCGAATGACTGTCCCAGAAATAACGTGCATCGGGGGAAAGTTGCGATCGGCAACGCCGATACAGATCTTGGCGATCGCGTCCATCACCAGAACCAATCAACACTAACAACTCGGTGTGGCTTAACTCCCGATAAGCTGCAATGCGCAGTTCCAGACACGCCAGTTGCGCCGGACTCAGATCAAGGGCAATCACCCGTTGTGGGCTGCGGCTGAGTAGAGCCAGGGTGTTGTCTCCAGCAGAGGCGATCGACAGACACACATGATGCGGTTGAATGTCGAGAGCCTGCACCAGAATGTCAGCATCTTCCCAGCACTGGGCATAGCGGATCTGCTCAAACGTGGCGCGATCGGCAATTTCACTGCCCATGGGATGCCTCAACCGATTTGGCTTCCAGGGGAATAGGCTCCAGTGAGGGTGTCTCCACAGGCTGAAACTCTGTAGGATTGGTCGTTTCAACCGTTGCTTCAGGGGTTGGGTCAATTGGCGAATGAACGACCTCCAGACGACGCACCATGCCTGTACTGCCGTCCATCTCAACCCAGTCACCATCCTTTAGCCATTGCATTACACCTGCCAGAGAGACGATCGCCGGAATGCCCATCTCCCGTGCCACGATCGCCGCATGTGAAAGCAAACTACCCCGCTCGACCAACAACCCTGCGGCAGCAGGAAACAGCATGATCCAACCGGGGTCAGTGCGCTCGGCAACGAGAATGCTGCCTTTTCGCAATTCCGCCGTTCTGGGGTCGGTGATCACCTGCACTTGAGCACGGACAATACCGGGGCAGCAACCCATTCCCTGAAGGCTCACCGTATCAGCAGCAGTCGTTGCAAGGGTTGAGTGACTGGAGGATAACTGCAAGATGAAGGGGTGAACTGTTCCGCGAGTCTGGAAGCGATCGGGCGGTGCCGATTGGCGGCGATATCGTTCAAACTCGGCTTGCCGAACGGCGACTAATCCTTTCAAGTCAGTACAAGTCGTAGTGCCGTCGATGAACCCTAACACTTCCTCGACATTGAGATAGAAAACGTCTTGAGGCGAGGTGAGTTGATCTAGCGCATAGAAGCGTCGTCCCAACTCCAGAAACAGGCGACGCACCCGACCAAACAGCCGAGTCCGCTCAAATCGCAGGTTTTCGCGATCGCGCACACGGGCACGAGCATTGCTCAAAACCCAGTTAAACAGCCATCGTTTAAGAGGATTCTTTTGCAGGGCTTGGGCAACGATCAGTTCGGCTTGTTCGCGCAGAGGGGTGTGGGGAATAGGAGAGACGTGATTAACTGCGTCTGTACTGGCAGATGGGGAAGTGGCGAGGTTGCCGATCGACCGCAAGAGCAAGAGGGGGTTGTCGTGAAGGGTTTGGCTTTCGAGTTTGAGTTCCTCCAGGCAGCGATCGCCAAACTTCGCCAGATACGCCTCATACTGCTGATGAAAGGCAGGCACTGTGGGGATGTGTTGCAGGATTTGTGGCAGTGACCCGGTTCGCAACAGGTCTACAAAAACTGGATCGTTGCTGATAGTTTCTGCCATTTGGCGCACTCGTTCGGCGGGTTCTGCGCTGATCATGCCGCCTTCACTGCTAATCAGGTCATTCTGCAACGTTCCAGCGGTATCGTTACACCAGGCGATCGCCAGTTTTCGCAATACGCCATAAAAAATCATGGCAAAAAAGTCGTTGATCAAGGGCGCATCCCAGCGCGTTAGCAGTTGCCGCTCCAGCATGTGATAGTATGCCGCCAACTCATCGGGACGCATCGTTTCCAACTGGCTCTGGGGTAAGCTAAGGGCGCGATCGAGCCGTTGATAAAAGCGACGAATCTGTCGAGGTAGCGTGATCAGGTTGCGGAGCAGTCCCACGATGCTGTTGACCAGGCGCAAGCTATCGCGCAATTTGTCCGTCAGTGTTGCAGCGGTCAACGTGGTTAAGACATCGGCGGGCAACTCTTCCCGCACCCCCATCATCTGCTCCATAAAGCGGCGATTGACGGTGAATCCGGGGAGCAACGCCAGTACTCGATACCAACTCAACAGATTGTAGTAAATCCGTCCCTGAATCAGCCCCAACATGCGACGAAAGGTGATGTCATGATCGGCGATCGCCCCTTTTGACACGCCCATGATCCGGCAAAACTGCCGATAAACCTCTTCGTAGGCTCGACGGGCAAAGGAAAAGGTCAACGGCGTGGTGACACCGCCATAGCTCTCGACGATGTTGCTGTTGTCCCATAGGGTGAGTGCGCCATCCGGGTCAGCAATCTTGACCAGGTTCGTGATCGGTCGTGCTTGAAGTAAATACAACTCTCCCTGTTCGATCGCCCACTCAATATCTTGAGGACGCTCAAACCGTTGCTCTACATCCCGTACCAGACGAGCGATCACCTGCACCTGCTCATCCGTCAGAGTTGGTTCTTCTACCAGTTCATCGGCTATGGGAACAGGGGCGACCGTAACCGAGCCATCTTGCTCAATCAGCCGATGAGCAACGGTTTTGCGGGCGAGATAGCGGTGAATCACCTGTCCCCGGCGATCGACCTGAAAGGTATCGGCATCTACATCGCCGGATACCAGGGCTGTGCCCAAACCATACACCGCTGAAATCACTGCCACTCCTCGCTGCCCGGTAACCGGATTGGCACTAAACGCGACACCTGCCACATCTGCGTTGACCATGCGCTGAATCAACACTGCTGGCGGTGAGGGCAGAGAGGTGAGTTGGTTTTCCTGTCGATACGCTAAAAGGCGATCGCCAAATCCCGATCGCCACACATCTGCCACTCGTGCCGCTACCTGATCCAGGGGTACGCCCAAGAAGCTCTCCAACTGCCCTGCAAAGGAGTGGGTCGCTCCATCCTCATCCACAGCAGACGATCGCACCGCGACTCGTTCCCCGTTGGGACAAAGCGTTTGTAGAGCTTTCATTAACTCAGCTTGAGCAGTCTCACTCAGGCGCAAGTTCCGCAGAGCCTGATCAAGATCACCGGATTGCAGTTGCTCCCGTTGTTGTGGGGTGAGGCTGTGTTCAAATGCCTGAGGTGAGAGTACAAACCAGGCGGGCACTGGGAAATTATACTGAACGAGGGTTGTTAGGGCGTTGGCTTTGCCACCCAGTTGCCCCAAAGTGGCATTAGATTGGGTCGCATTCATAATGCATGTCATGGGAAAAATCCTTTGCAATTCACCGATGGGCGAGCACATTGCTCACCCCATTTGACGAGTTTGAATCAACGAGCGATGCGAAGCAGTTTCCCTGTTGGGGTATTTGTCGTTTCATAGCTTGCTATTGCTCGTAACATTCCCTAAACATTTCGCAGTATCAACGGCAGTAAACCCAAACTTAAATACACCACGAGTGACCAGACTCCTGAAACCTGCTCGACCCACTTTGCTGATTGAGTGGTTGGGCGCACCATAAAACGCCACGCCACAAACACAGCTATGGTTAATAACAACAGCATCAACAGGATAACCGGAATTGTAAAGCGAACATGCATCGCCGCAATCACCGTAGACAGGGTGAGCAACCAGAGAATGCCAAGCCAAATCATGACAGCTTTCTGGCGACCCCAGAGGGCAGTGTAAGTTTCGACCCCTTTTTCTTCGTCTTTGGGGGCACGAATCTTCCGCCCGATTTCTAACATAATTCCACCCAAGAAGCTGACTACCAGAAACCAGAGCACACCGGGCGGGGCAAACCAACTGCCGTTGATCCAATCACAGGCAGTGGCATACAGCGCAATCAACGGCATGATCACCATGTGGCTGATCAGGTAAATGGGGGGGTGGGATTTAAGCCAGCCTGGTACAAAAAACTCATAGGTCATCAACGTCATGTAGCCCCACACCAGTGCCAGCATTAGGACTAATCGAGGGTCAACCGCGATCGTTAACCCCAGTTGAATGGCAGCAGCAGCGATCGCCAATCGTCCCAGTTCTTTCAGAGTGACCAATCCACGAGGCACCGGGCGGTAGGGGCGATAGCGAAAGTCATCTTCATAATCTTTAAACTCGTCCGCAATACGGAGTTGCAAAAAAAATAAAAAAACCACTAGAAAAGCAATCACCCCTGAGCCAACTGTTTGCCAGAGTGAAAACCCTTCCAGTTCCCATATGGGTCTTGAGCGTTGTGCCAACAATGGATCAAAGATTCGCTCTCGCAACAACACTGAATAACAAACAGCTGAGAGACTAAAGATTGCAATCAGTAGACCATTTTTGATAACTGGAAATCGTTCCTGCTGATACACCCACCATCGATTAAGCATGGCTTGCATAGTCGCCCTCGTCACCTTGTTCTGATAGTCGTTCGTGACCTGATACTTGTCCGTGATCTGATATTTTTCCGCGTGCCAACCGTTGATGGGCACGGGTAAATTCCCCCGAACACAACGCCCCAATGATAGATAACTCTCCGGCTAAGAGGAGCGATGCGCACACCTCAGCAAAGGCTCTGGCGTTGCCTGTACCTGCCAATCCCAAAATCTCTAGACATGCCTGCTGACTGGGAAGCCCCGTCCCTCCACCTACCGTCCCCACGATTAAATTGGGGAGGGTGACTGCGGCATAGAGTTCATCAGCAGGTGTAACCTCAAATCGAGTCACCCCAACAGCGGATTCAGCGACACAGGCTGCATCTTGACCACAGGCAATGTAGAGAGCAGCCAACCCGTTTGCGTAGTGACCCTGAACGCCAATCGTGCCTGTTAGAGTGCCCCCGATCGCTGACATGCGCCAATACTCGACCATTTGAGCCGGAGTCGCATGGAGGCGTTTTTGCAATACCGTTGTCGGAATGGTGACCTCTGCGGTCACTTTTTTTCCTCGCACCGAGAGAAAGGATTGAGCACTGGCTTTTTTGTCGCCAGACAGGTTTGCCTCTACAAACCAATGTTGGGGTTGGATGGGAGAATGTTCCCGAATGTAGTCACAAATCGCCTGGGTAGCGATCGTTACCATGTTTTGTCCGGCAGCATCCCCTGTGTTGAATTGGAAGTCGAGGTAAACGTGGTTTCCCTCAACTGTAATCCGCATATCCGTCAGCTTGCCATAACGGGTAGTAGACTCAGCCGCATATTTAAACGCTTCCTGTTGGGCGATCGCCCACAACATAAACTTGCCCACCTCCGTCACCGTGCGAAAGGCAAATCCCGGTGCTCGACTCACCCCTTCATTCATCAGTAGAGCCGTGCATCCGCCCACCTCCGTCAGCAGTTGTGCCCCCCGGTTATAGGAAGCAACCAGAGCCGCCTCAGTCGTCGCTAACGGTACGTAATAACTGCCTTGAGCAAACAAGCCATTGACCTGAAGGGGTCCGGCAATCCCCACCGGAATTTTCACCGTCCCAATAAAATTTTCGATGTTGCGGCGATAGCACTCTGCCTGCACCAATGTCTGCGGATCTAATACAGCGGATTGAGTGTCAGGAGCCGCATTCAACACCTGCCAACGCCGAGCGATCGCCTCTGGAGTGAGACGCGACCCTCCGGGCATTCTAGCGGGGGATGGGGTCAATTTGGGTTGTAGTCGATCTTCGAGTTCTTGAACCGTGTGCGATCGCAGCAACTGTTCTAGATAGGTGCTGACATGGCGATAGTGGGTTGACATGAACCGAGCTTCCTTTTGCCCACGGGTTACAAAATAGACAGTGGGAGATATGTCAACTGTAGGCTTGATTTACTTTAGCTAGCGAGAACCTGTGACAGCCGATCAAGCTGGAACACAGATTCAAAGTGTAACAAAGCATTCAATCGCGATTGTACAGGAAAGCTTGGCACATATCTTAGGGTCAGAAGGGTTTAGAGAGACGCGATTAATCGCGTCTCTCTAAACCCTTATCCATCTACCAAAAGCGATCGCGTCAAAATACTCATCACCTCACCCGGAGTTGCCGCAGGTAATAACGGACTCCACTCGCCCACTTCGGCAAACCCCAACCGATACAGTGTGTGGATTGTACCTGTGACCCCTCTACGCGAGCCAATCACCAGAATCCGCAGTGATTCGCGGTTGGGCAGATCTTGTTCGGTAAGAGAACCTAACCCTGGATTGGGGTTGGAGTTGGGAGTGGGAGTAAAACTAGCCGTGCAACCGATCGAAAAATAGCTATGCATGGAGTTAATCTGTTATCAGTTATTTTGACAGATTACCTGTTAGCATGTATTTTGTAAATAGAGTGATTTGGTTTTGAGGTTATGACCGTAGCCACCTTGAATGGGGTGGAGGCAAGCCAGGAAGCTCCTCCAAAATCAGTGTTTGAGCCGTTGCCTTTGTCCTAAGCTTTCTAACCAAAGCCATACATCCAAATCTGTTTAATGAACCGTAGGGACTGTAGGCATGGGTTTTGCTCTTAAACCTCGCTAAATCCAGGGGTTATCTGCTAAACCCACCCATACAATGTCGCGATCCTTCATCCGACTTGAGGTTAGGTTTTGGGCGGAATATCAGTCTGTCCGTATTTGAAACCTGCTTGTTCGGCAACCATTGTGAGGTATTTGGAGGTTGATAGCCGGGGATCATACACGCTAGTTTCCCAATCACTGACGGTTTGTTGCCGTACCCCCAGTTTTTGGGCAAATTCCACCTGCGACAGCCCCATGTGTCGCCGCAACGCTTTAATCAACTCCGCATTCCACAACACCGTGTCGCCAACCCGTTGTATCGCGTATTCTGTCGAAGGTTTACGAAAGGTGACACTTTCATGGGCAACATCGATCGCCTCGACCAAGTAACCCGCCATCATCCAGGCAGATGCCTGCAATGCGCCTTTGGTGCGATTGCTCCACCAGGCTTTTTGACGACGCGCCGAGGTGGGCAATTCATCGCCAATGATGGTTTCAATCTCAGTAAAGGTGAGGGTTATCTCAGGGCGATCGCTCCGACGCAAATAGTTCAATAGCGGCTCGTACTTATTGCCACCCTTCATACGGTTCTTTTAACGAATGGACAGTTCAAAAAAGTGTCACTTCAGGAGTATCGAATTTTTGACCTAATGCAGTATTGTATTAAATGTGAGGAGTGATTCAACGAAAAAGCCCTTGGAGTCGAAACACGGTCAGACGCCCAAGGGCTTTTTTTAATGGCTTTAAGGGTATTGGTCAAGGGTTAATAGTCAAGGGTCAAGGGTTAATAGTCAGTGGTCAAGGGTCAATCGCAGTGAGTTGACCGCCATGATCAACCGACGCGATAAAGCGTGCTTCGTCCTTTCATCCTTCCGCCCTGATCGGCTATCCTTCTCTTCTTTTCTCTCGTCCTTCCTAATCCACCGCTCCAATTCGATGAGGTGGCCAAAACCGCACCATGGCTCGACCAATCATCCGTTCACGCGGGACATAGCCCCAAAAGTGGCTGTCATAGCTGTTGTTTCGGTTGTCACCTAACACGAGATAGGAGTCAGGCGGCACCACCTCTGGACCCCATTGATATTCTGGAGGGGCAGCGATGTAGTTCTCTTGCAAAGGTTCATCGTTGATGTAAACTCGACCGTCTCTGACCTCGACTGTCTCACCGGGTAGACCAATCACCCGTTTAATCAGGTCATCCCGCAGGTTTTGCTCTAACAACACGTCGGGGGGTGAGAACATGGCGATGTCGCCCCGCTTGGGTGGAGAGAAGCGATAGCTGATTTTATCAATCAAGACGCGATCGTTGATGTGGATCGTCGGCTCCATCGACCCGGTGGGAACGTAACGGGGTTCCGCAACGGCTGTCCGGACTCCCAATGCCAAAAACAAGCTCAGTCCAATGGTTTTCAGACTTTCAATCCAAAATTTAGATGAATCCGTAGGTTGGGTTGGTTTCGACATGGAGAGCAAGGGTTGAGGCAGAGTAAGACGTTCGCTAAAGCCCAATCTACACCATGTCACCCCGGTTGTGCATGAAATCGGTTGAGGGTTGGGGAAACAAGCTCTCTAAAGCCGCAGGATAAATCGAGCCGCATTCAGGTAAATCAACACACCCAACACGTCTACAGCCGTTGTGATGAAGGGGGCAGACATCAAAGCCGGATCAAACCCAATGGTTTGAAACAAAAAAGGCAGAGTTGAGCCAGCGATCGATGCCAGGATTGAGATCGCAATCAGACTAATGCCAACGGCGATCGCCACCGCTAGATCCCCTTGCAAAAAGTACGCCCAGACCAACACCACCACACCCAACATCAAGCCCAAAAAGGCTCCGGCGATCGCCTCTCGTCGAATCACCTTAAACGCTCCCGTTCGCTGCAACTCATCGGTATTTAACCCACGAATGACCACTGTAGAAGACTGCGCCCCGACATTGCCCCCGGTGCCAATTAGCAGGGGAATGAATGCCGTTAGGGCTACAACCTCTTGCAACACATCCTGCTGACTACGAATCACAGCACTGGTAGCAGTATTGGTTATCAGTAGGACAAATAACCAGACCACCCGCCGACGGGCAACGGTTAGCAGATTGGTCTGGAAGTAACTGTCTTCCCCAGCCTGCACGCCTCCCAGAGTGTAGATGTCTTTCGTGGTTTCCTCTTCCAGAATGTCAATTACATCATCGACCGTGACGATCCCCACCAATCGGTCTTCCGTATCCACCACGGGCACAGCCAAAAAATCATATCGCTGAATCAACCGCGCTACTTCTTCCTGATCGGTATCGGTGTAGACCGACACCACATCGCGCACCATGATTTCGCCGATACGCTGGTCGGGTTGGGCAATCACCAACGCTCGTAGTGAGAGAATCCCAGTCAGTTGGCGACCAGAGTCAGTGACGTAAAGGTAGTAGATCGTCTCGCTCACATCGGCTAAGCGACGAATGCGATCGAGTGCCTGAGCCACCGTCAAGTCTTCCTTCAAGGAAATATACTTCGGGGTCATAATCCGCCCCGCTGTGCCCGACTCATACCCCAACAACAAAGCCGTGGCGTTTCGTTCCTCAGGGCTTAATTGCTCTAGCAGACGAATGACGACTTTAGCGGGTAGCTCGTCAAACAACCGTGCGCGATCGTCAGGGGACATTTTATCCACAACGTCCAACACGTCCTGCCGCTTGAATTCTTCAATTAACGACTGCTGAACCGTGGAATCCAGGTATTCATAGACCTCGATCGCCTCTGCTTTAGAGAGTAGACGAAAGGCAATGACCTGCATCGACTCAGGCAACGCCTCAATCGCATCGGCAATATCGGCAGGCTGCACAGGCACCAATAACGCCTTTGCCCCTTGCAAGTTGTTTTGCTCTAACAACAACTGCAACTGCGATCGCACGAGTTGTATTAACTCACGACGTGAAAAGCCCTGAGTTGCAAGCGTTGAATGGTCGTCTTCTGAGAATGCCAATGGGGTGAATTGAAATAGGGTTTGATTTTAGTCTAGAGGGGATTTGACATCACAGAATACCTCAAAGGCATCGTTTTAGCCTATTTCCCCAATCTGGCTAGACTGGCTCCCAGGAGCACCGCCCCAATCCCCAAGACAGCACTGCCCACCCAATAGAAAAGGGCAAGGGTAGACGTCCGTTCTCGCCATAATGTCACCGCATCCAACCCATAGGTCGAGAACGTGGTGTAAGCCCCTAAAAATCCGGTCGTCACCATCAGCCGCACCTCCGGCGACACGGTAGGGATGCGTTCTAGAAACAGGGTCGTCAGGAACCCCATCGCCAAACACCCACTGACGTTGATAAAGAATGTGCCATAGGGGAATCCGTTCCCTAACACCTTTGCACACCACAACGTCAGGTAATAACGACTTAATGCACCTGCGATCGCCCCTAAACTAATGGCGATCGGGGTGCGAATCAGAGGATCTTGCAGCACGGCTCACCTTAATAACAGTACACTTTCATCGTCTCCTAAAACGAAACCAAACCCGATCGGCAACTTTTTGACGCAGATTATTGATGCAGATTAAAGAGTTGATCCGATTGCAAACAAGTTTTAGATGGATTGACGAAACGACCATCCATAGGCTTTATAACTATCTATAGCCATCCCAACTGGGATATAAACGGGGTGCAGGGGTGAACCTCTGGCTAAGGACGAAGCCTCCACACCCCCCTTCACAAGCACATTGAATGGTGTGATTGCTCTATGAAACAGATTATGCCTGCGGCGATCGCCTTCCTATCCTTACCCATCTTCCTGGCTAGCCCGGTCTACGCTCAGGAAGTGAATCAAGAGTTGTACGAACTCTGTTCTCGGTTTCCCTTTAATTCTCGCTGTGAGGGGGTCAGTGTTCCCATTCCTTTAGAGCGACGTTCTGGCACACGCATCATCTGCTCACTGGAGTTGAACAGCCCTGCCGAATCAGAGCAATGTCGGTTGGCGATCGCGGATAATAATTTGACGCTCTACATAGAAGTGGGAGATCGGATCTCCTTATTAGACAATCAACGCGCCACCGAGGAGATCACCATTCCACTCAGCAACATCTTTGCGCTTGATCTCCGAATCTGGGACAGAAGAGCAGATGCCAATAGCCTGTTATTTGGCGGTTCACTTTACGTCCAGCAGCCTCAGGACTATTCAGATGTAGAACGCACCTTCAACCCATCGACTGATAACGATGAACGATCTGGATTTGGGAGCCAAGATTTTGCTGAAATTGAAATCAGTTATCGGATGCCAGACGTCGCCGCATCTGAGAACCAGAGTAATGTACTCAGCATTGCAGCCAGTGAAGAATTTGGCTTCTTCTTGAGAGAACAAATCACACCCAATCTGGCTTCCCCCGCAAGCGGCGTGTTGTTGGGAGAGCCAGAGGCGATTAGCTCCGCAACAGCCGCGGGTACCGCCTCCAACACTGCAACACTCACGCAACAACTACTAGACACAAACCGTTGCATTCGCTGTGACTTGAGAGGCGCAGATTTAAGGGGAGCCGATTTAGAAGATGCGAATTTAGAAGGAGCGAACCTGGAGGGGGCAAATTTAACGGAAGCGAACCTCGAAGGAAGCTATCTGGTCGGTGCAAACTTAAGTGGGGCTACTCTCGCCGAAGCAGACCTGAGTCAAGCCTGGTTGGCATTGGCGTCTTTAACAAGCGCAAATTTACAAGAATCCAACCTGCAAGGGGCGAGTTTGCAATCCGCTAACTTACAGAGTGCGAATTTAAGCAAGGCTCAACTCGAAGGGGCAAGGCTCTATCAAGCCAATCTCCAAGAAGCAACTTTAACCGATGCTGGCTTAGGCGATGTGACAACGGCTCGCAACTTCATTCCGTTTGTAGGGATACAACGCTACAGATTTTATACCAGCCTGCGAGGAGCCAACCTCAGCGGGACTAATTTGCAGAATGCGGATTTAGAGGATGTTGATGTCACCGATGCAAACCTGAGCGGTGCCAACTTGAGTGGGGTCAGCCTGGAAGAAGTAGACCTATCGAACACGATTCTCTGTGGGGCAACTCTGCCGGATGGTTCAACCTCAACTCAGGGATGTCCATAAATAGAGCGGGTAGTCCTAATTTAACGTCAGTTTGGTTTAAGAGCCCGGCGAATGAATTCGCGGCTACTAAAATGAAGTGGTGATAGCTATATCACTCTCAACGAGGAGTGGCTGCATTTTGGGCTCGTTGCAAGAGTTGTTGAGCACTGGTCGCCCACTGCGCATTTCCCTGTGCATTAAACAAATCTCTAGCGTATTGCAACACCTGTTGAGCGTCAGCATATTTGCCCTGCCGCAGAAACACTAGACCCGCCCCATAGTAGGCGTTGGGATAGTTGGAGTTGGCTTGAGCCGATCGCCGAAATGCTTCTAACGCCGCATCCAGATTGTCTTGCTCAAACAAAATCGACCCGGCACTGTAGTGTGCCTCGGCATAGTTGGGATTGATACTGACTGCCTGTTGAAAGGCACGTAGAGCCAGGTTTTGTTGCCGCTGTTGCTGATAGACCAACCCCAGGTGATAGGGAGGTTCTGGCGCATTGGGACTGAGTTGAATTGCCCGTTGAAAGGCTTCGATCGCCTGTTGCCAGTTGCCCTGTTGTCGCCGCACTAAACCCAGATTGTAATATGCCAGACCCAGGTCGGGGTCAAGTTCGATCGCCCGTTGCAGGTAATCACCCGCCAGAGAAACGTTGTTGCCCTCTAGCAGAGCGGCTCCCAGGTTGGCGTATGCCAGGGCAAATCGAGGTTCTGCCTGGGTTGCCTGGTAGAAAGCCGTTGCCGCTTCTTGCAACTGTCCCTGTTGGCGCAGTGCCAACCCCAGGTTGTAG
Above is a genomic segment from Oscillatoria sp. FACHB-1407 containing:
- the mgtE gene encoding magnesium transporter; this encodes MAFSEDDHSTLATQGFSRRELIQLVRSQLQLLLEQNNLQGAKALLVPVQPADIADAIEALPESMQVIAFRLLSKAEAIEVYEYLDSTVQQSLIEEFKRQDVLDVVDKMSPDDRARLFDELPAKVVIRLLEQLSPEERNATALLLGYESGTAGRIMTPKYISLKEDLTVAQALDRIRRLADVSETIYYLYVTDSGRQLTGILSLRALVIAQPDQRIGEIMVRDVVSVYTDTDQEEVARLIQRYDFLAVPVVDTEDRLVGIVTVDDVIDILEEETTKDIYTLGGVQAGEDSYFQTNLLTVARRRVVWLFVLLITNTATSAVIRSQQDVLQEVVALTAFIPLLIGTGGNVGAQSSTVVIRGLNTDELQRTGAFKVIRREAIAGAFLGLMLGVVVLVWAYFLQGDLAVAIAVGISLIAISILASIAGSTLPFLFQTIGFDPALMSAPFITTAVDVLGVLIYLNAARFILRL
- the crcB gene encoding fluoride efflux transporter CrcB: MLQDPLIRTPIAISLGAIAGALSRYYLTLWCAKVLGNGFPYGTFFINVSGCLAMGFLTTLFLERIPTVSPEVRLMVTTGFLGAYTTFSTYGLDAVTLWRERTSTLALFYWVGSAVLGIGAVLLGASLARLGK
- a CDS encoding pentapeptide repeat-containing protein, whose protein sequence is MKQIMPAAIAFLSLPIFLASPVYAQEVNQELYELCSRFPFNSRCEGVSVPIPLERRSGTRIICSLELNSPAESEQCRLAIADNNLTLYIEVGDRISLLDNQRATEEITIPLSNIFALDLRIWDRRADANSLLFGGSLYVQQPQDYSDVERTFNPSTDNDERSGFGSQDFAEIEISYRMPDVAASENQSNVLSIAASEEFGFFLREQITPNLASPASGVLLGEPEAISSATAAGTASNTATLTQQLLDTNRCIRCDLRGADLRGADLEDANLEGANLEGANLTEANLEGSYLVGANLSGATLAEADLSQAWLALASLTSANLQESNLQGASLQSANLQSANLSKAQLEGARLYQANLQEATLTDAGLGDVTTARNFIPFVGIQRYRFYTSLRGANLSGTNLQNADLEDVDVTDANLSGANLSGVSLEEVDLSNTILCGATLPDGSTSTQGCP
- a CDS encoding tetratricopeptide repeat protein, producing the protein MPTSVEATPSSTVMAQAVTGESELNRGLQFIRQGQLNEAIAAFRQATALNPRLAPAYYNLGLALRQQGQLQEAATAFYQATQAEPRFALAYANLGAALLEGNNVSLAGDYLQRAIELDPDLGLAYYNLGLVRRQQGNWQQAIEAFQRAIQLSPNAPEPPYHLGLVYQQQRQQNLALRAFQQAVSINPNYAEAHYSAGSILFEQDNLDAALEAFRRSAQANSNYPNAYYGAGLVFLRQGKYADAQQVLQYARDLFNAQGNAQWATSAQQLLQRAQNAATPR